A region of the Legionella sp. PATHC035 genome:
TAAATTTTGCGCAGCCTTTGAAAAGCTTTTATTATCAACAGTTGCAATAAAACCTTTCAAACACAATAAAATATTCATAATAATACATCTTCATTAAAATGTATGAAATTATACCATAATAACCACTATTCATTCTTAGTGGTCATTTCCATTAATTTCTCAATCTATAGTTTTAAAATATTTAGCTGTTTATTGTGTTTGTTTAAATGGCTTCAACAAAATAACAGTAGGTTAAGCAGTAATGACAGAACGACCAATTCTATGCCCAAGCCTCGTGAGATATCAATATCTCAAAATGTATTATTCTCCAACACACCAGAACATGCTTGGTGTAATCACGATTAGGCAGTGAGTGTAAATTTGAGCGAGACGGCGTCATGGGCGCCTTGATTGATGCCAGTTATAATATTCTGAGGCGTTTGAATATCAATTGGTTCCTTTTTAAAAAAAGCATGGCCATAACCGAAATCAACAGCGAGATGGTTCATCAATTGATATCCCATGGAAAAACCAGTGACTAAACTGTCTCCAGGGCCTATTTGAAATTTCCCATTTGAGGGTGACTGATTGTATGTTCCTGCTACTCGGACTACCCACTTCGGCGAAACTTGATAAATTGTTCCCAGGGTTAGCAGCCAACTGTTATGAAAATGATAATTAATGCGTGCCTTAGGGACAACAAAGACTTGAGAGGCGACTTGAGTTGCAAAATTATATACAGAAACTTCTTTAAAGATATTCCATTGTAGGTATTGAACAGTTCCTAGAAAGCCTAATTTTTCATTGATAAAATGGCTTAGAGTCATGACACTTCGTGCTGGTGTCCAGTATTGAAAATGATAATCCTCCGAAGAAATACCTGGCGAACTGGTTATTGTACTACTGCCCTGTAAATTATAAGTTACGGCACTGCGGTAATTAACCCCCAAAGCTGTTTTTTTTCCGGGTTTAATGAGTATACCAACGTCACCGCCAAAACTGTTCGCTTGAGTGTCATTCAAGCTACGGCTTTCAGGAATATTTAAACGGGGTATGCCTGCAGTAATAGGCTCCTGAATGAGATGAGCATAAGTAAAATTGATGTTTCCCCCTATGGAAAGAAATTGATTAATTTTAATGCCTAGCGCGGGAATAAAATCAATATTACTCGTTTGATTGCGTGCAAGGATGTAGCGAAGAATTGGGTTGTTATCCAGTTCGCGATTGAAATCATTTGCCACGACAGCAAAACCAGCCACGAATCGTTCATTCATAGGAATGCTAACATACATGGAGGGCAAGAAAAAATTCGATTTTGAGGCGGTTGATCCCGACTCGGTAATCCCAAAAGGTATTTTTTGCGCACTCCCGCTAAACTCAAATTGCGCTCTTGCCAGTGTACTTAGAAGGATAAGTTGTTTATGAGGCGAAATAGTTAATGCGGCCGGATTAAAATAAACGGCTGTAGCATCCTTCACTACAGCAGTTCCCATTGTTTGCTCAATAAAAGAGGCATGTAATGGGGAGTTCAATAACAAAAACCCTATGATCACGTACTGCCTTAAACCAATTAAGCTTGCCATGAATCTAGAGGGAAGAATGTGAATATCTTTCAAGTTGTAAGAGTATTTTTTACGATAGTCAAGGTTAATTTAATGGTGATAGGTTCTAACTCATTTCTTTAGTGTTTCGTCGGTGGCAAGCTCTGGGAATGCCCTGCTGGCAATCCCCTAGCTTGAGTCCAGTTTAGAGCCTCGAAAAACGTATACTGAAGCTCATTTCCAGTTGCAAAGAGCTCTACCTCCTAGAGCACGGTCGAGATCTCAGGATGCCCTAGGGATGGCGTGAGTGTCGGCTATAAACCCGCACCCGAGAAAAGTCTTTATAATCGTGCAATTGCTCTCGGATACTCTTCTTCTGTAGCATGTTCCACCTCGGCAGACAGAGGTTGTTCTGGTTGATAATTGGGCCCTAACAAACCGTTGCGGGTGGTGTATGTGGGTTTTCTCGTTGGCGTAATTCGCAGCCCATATATATCCATGTCGACCAAAAACTGACACAGCATTTGTTTTGCAAATGGATTAGCTGGACAACGCCTTGGTCCTGCACCGAAAGAATATAGGTCTGGATCACCTTCAATCCACTTTTCTGGCGAAAACACCCGATTGGGTCCCTGCATGGGTCTAAAAAGAAACATCAACATATCGTTCTTCTGAAACGATACTGTTTCCCCATTAATGTTCACTTGAAAGGGTTTAAGTACCGCTCGGGGAAAATTAGGAATAGGTGTTGCTTGCCAAAGCGCTTCCTCAACGACTGCACGTACGTAGGGTAAATCCGCTAATCGTTTATATGTAAAAGGCTCTTTACCCAAAACACGAGCAATCTCTTCGTGCATCTTATTGGCCACATCAGGTCTCTGACTCAGTACATCCAGC
Encoded here:
- a CDS encoding OmpP1/FadL family transporter, which codes for MGTAVVKDATAVYFNPAALTISPHKQLILLSTLARAQFEFSGSAQKIPFGITESGSTASKSNFFLPSMYVSIPMNERFVAGFAVVANDFNRELDNNPILRYILARNQTSNIDFIPALGIKINQFLSIGGNINFTYAHLIQEPITAGIPRLNIPESRSLNDTQANSFGGDVGILIKPGKKTALGVNYRSAVTYNLQGSSTITSSPGISSEDYHFQYWTPARSVMTLSHFINEKLGFLGTVQYLQWNIFKEVSVYNFATQVASQVFVVPKARINYHFHNSWLLTLGTIYQVSPKWVVRVAGTYNQSPSNGKFQIGPGDSLVTGFSMGYQLMNHLAVDFGYGHAFFKKEPIDIQTPQNIITGINQGAHDAVSLKFTLTA